The Macaca fascicularis isolate 582-1 chromosome 11, T2T-MFA8v1.1 genome includes a region encoding these proteins:
- the LOC141407973 gene encoding SH3 domain and tetratricopeptide repeat-containing protein 1-like gives MALALSITLGDRLNECVAYHRLAALHHRLGDGELAEHFYLKALSLCNSPLEFDQETLYYLKVYLVLGDIIFYDLKDPFDAAGYYQAGTGSHRGPGQQEGTAEDLHAAGHHLPQLSPGPREVALLLPEGQDLRHRAQRPQGPPASSATLRVGPLRLAPSHPR, from the exons ATGGCCCTAGCCctcagcatcactctgg GGGACCGGCTGAATGAGTGCGTGGCCTACCACCGGCTGGCTGCCCTGCACCACCGGCTGGGCGACGGCGAGCTGGcggagcacttctacctcaaggcccTGTCGCTCTGCAACTCGCCGCTGGAGTTCGACCAGGAGACCCTCTACTACCTGAAGGTGTACCTGGTGCTCGGCGACATCATCTTCTacgacctgaag GACCCGTTTGATGCAGCCGGGTACTACCAAGCTGGCACTGGCAGCCAccgtggacctgggcaacaagaaggcacagctgaagatctacacgcggcTGGCCACCATCTCCCACAACTTTCTCCTGGACCGCGAGAAGTCGctcttcttctaccagaaggccaggaccttcgCCACAGAGCTCAACGTCCGCAGGGTCCACCcgcctcctctgccactctgcgggtgggcccccttaggttggcccccagccaccctcgctga